Proteins encoded by one window of Candidatus Palauibacter australiensis:
- a CDS encoding DEAD/DEAH box helicase family protein produces the protein MVTFRGSSNETWQGWHRSGNFESFEVFCSWKGGTETHRVSNHAGYFERLWVGLVTDLQVFEFPDAVKQRLLTVARGDVADLELPQRRQGVSRTPFPHQAAALDEWERRGYRGILEHATGSGKTYTAILAIERHISPAGVAIVVVPSRTLQRQWSRELQECLPQATVLRVGGGHDSWRNAERLERFTMANDALGPRIVLATLQTAAKSAFRHRVLPRDRLLLVVDEVHQAGSTKHAELLNLDADRRLGLSATPRRFGDPFGTQLLMDYFQGVVPPPFTLSDAIKAGRLVPYEYYPHTVSLTDDEAAQWAVLTTRIARAIAGVPTSNGDTQVPEHIRLLLIKRSRIGKKAVGKIPLATQVLVDRLESGQRWLVYCEDLDQLTKLRDAIAAHGIQAAEYHYAMEGDPEATLDWFCAAGGVLLSVRCLDEGVDIPVATHALILASSQNPRQFIQRRGRVLRRAPDKFHAVIHDALVVPPPFTDEDQRALAQAELARALEFALSARNQSAIVAAKRMAAQCNVDLESVETIEHEEDE, from the coding sequence ATGGTGACGTTTCGCGGCTCTTCAAACGAGACATGGCAGGGTTGGCATAGGAGCGGAAACTTCGAGTCGTTCGAGGTTTTTTGTTCGTGGAAAGGCGGGACCGAAACTCACCGTGTAAGTAATCATGCTGGCTATTTTGAGCGGTTGTGGGTCGGATTGGTCACCGATCTCCAGGTCTTTGAGTTTCCCGATGCCGTCAAGCAGAGACTATTGACGGTTGCTCGTGGTGACGTTGCCGATCTAGAGCTGCCCCAACGCCGTCAAGGAGTATCCCGGACTCCGTTTCCACACCAAGCCGCCGCCCTCGACGAATGGGAACGACGGGGGTATCGCGGCATCCTCGAACACGCCACAGGGAGTGGAAAGACCTACACCGCTATCCTTGCTATCGAGCGCCATATCTCTCCTGCTGGCGTGGCCATCGTAGTGGTTCCCAGCCGAACACTGCAACGGCAATGGAGCAGGGAGTTACAGGAGTGCCTTCCCCAAGCTACAGTCCTTCGCGTTGGCGGAGGTCACGACTCGTGGCGCAACGCGGAGAGACTGGAGCGGTTCACGATGGCAAACGACGCCTTGGGCCCGCGGATTGTCCTAGCGACGCTGCAAACCGCGGCTAAGTCTGCTTTTCGACATCGCGTTCTTCCGCGAGACCGCCTACTTCTGGTGGTGGACGAAGTCCATCAAGCCGGCAGCACCAAGCATGCCGAGCTGCTCAATCTGGACGCGGATCGTCGCTTGGGGCTGAGTGCTACCCCACGCCGGTTTGGCGATCCCTTTGGCACGCAGCTTCTAATGGACTATTTCCAAGGTGTTGTCCCACCACCCTTCACTCTGTCGGACGCAATCAAGGCAGGTCGCCTTGTGCCGTATGAGTATTACCCCCACACAGTGTCATTGACCGATGACGAAGCAGCCCAATGGGCAGTTCTTACGACGCGCATCGCCCGAGCCATTGCCGGCGTCCCAACCTCGAACGGCGATACTCAGGTGCCGGAACACATCCGTCTCTTGCTGATCAAGCGGTCCCGTATCGGAAAGAAGGCGGTGGGGAAGATCCCCTTGGCCACGCAAGTACTGGTCGATCGTCTTGAGAGCGGCCAACGGTGGCTCGTCTACTGCGAAGACCTCGATCAGCTCACAAAGCTACGAGATGCCATAGCTGCGCACGGAATCCAGGCGGCGGAATACCACTACGCAATGGAAGGGGATCCGGAGGCCACCCTTGATTGGTTCTGCGCCGCGGGTGGTGTGCTGCTATCGGTGCGCTGCTTGGACGAGGGAGTTGATATCCCCGTCGCAACGCATGCGTTGATTCTTGCTTCGTCGCAGAATCCACGCCAATTTATTCAACGTCGAGGCCGCGTACTGAGAAGAGCACCTGACAAGTTCCATGCGGTCATCCATGACGCGCTCGTCGTGCCTCCGCCATTCACTGACGAAGATCAGCGGGCGTTGGCCCAAGCGGAACTTGCACGAGCGCTTGAGTTCGCACTCTCTGCCCGGAACCAGTCTGCGATCGTAGCTGCGAAGAGAATGGCCGCGCAGTGTAACGTCGATTTGGAATCAGTGGAGACAATTGAGCATGAGGAGGACGAGTGA